A single Anabrus simplex isolate iqAnaSimp1 chromosome 10, ASM4041472v1, whole genome shotgun sequence DNA region contains:
- the LOC136881880 gene encoding oocyte zinc finger protein XlCOF6-like isoform X1, with protein MCILSTCNECNLHKFSASDRRSVHPISQWAFPCNECGSEFSQKSHLRQHMHTHSGERLHSCDQCGSNFNKKASLQRHLLTHTGERQHSCDQCGSNFNKKADLQRHLVTHTGERQHSCDQCGSNFTQKANLQRHLVTHTGERQHSCDQCGSNFTQKASLQRHLVSHTEERPHSCDQCGSTFNKKVNLRRHLVTHIGQRQHSCDQCGSNFNKKADLRRHLLTHTGERPHSCNECGCKFALKSTLRRHLVTHTGERQHSCDQCGSEFTQKASLQRHLVSHTEERPHSCDECGSKFTLKLTLRRHILTHTGERPHSCHQCGSKFTRKASLRQHLALHTGERRHSCDLCGLNFTHKASLRQHLLTHTGERRFSCDQCGSKFTQKASLRQHLLTHTGDHPHSCD; from the coding sequence TCTCAGCCTCTGATCGAAGGTCAGTCCATCCTATTAGCCAGTGGGCATTTCcttgtaatgaatgtggttctGAGTTTTCTCAGAAGTCGCATCTTCGGCAACACATGCATACACATAGTGGTGAGCGGCTACATTCCTGTGATCAATGTGGTTCTAACTTTAATAAAAAGGCAAGTCTTCAGCgacacctgcttacacatactggagagcgtcaACATTCTTGTGATCAATGTGGTTCTAACTTTAATAAAAAGGCAGATCTTCAGCGACACCTtgttacacatactggagagcgtcaACATTCATGTGATCAATGTGGTTCTAACTTTACTCAAAAGGCAAATCTTCAGCGACACCTTGTTACACATACTGGAGAACGTCAACATTCTTGTGATCAATGTGGTTCTAACTTTACTCAAAAGGCAAGCCTTCAGCGACACCTGGTTTCACATACAGAAGAGCGGCCGCATTCCTGTGATCAATGTGGTTCTACCTTTAATAAAAAGGTAAATCTTCGCCGACACCTAGTTACACATATTGGACAGCGTCAACATTCCTGTGATCAATGTGGTTCTAACTTTAATAAAAAGGCAGATCTTCGGCGACACCTGCTAACACATACTGGAGAGCGGCCACATTCCTGTAACGAATGCGGTTGTAAGTTTGCTCTGAAGTCTACTCTTCGGCGACACCTtgttacacatactggagagcgtcaACATTCCTGTGATCAATGTGGTTCTGAATTTACTCAAAAGGCAAGCCTTCAGCGACACCTGGTTTCACATACAGAAGAGCGGCCACATTCATGTGATGAATGCGGTTCTAAGTTTACTCTGAAGTTGACTCTTCGACGTCACATTCTTACACATACTGGAGAACGCCCTCATTCATGTCATCAGTGCGGTTCTAAGTTTACTCGAAAGGCAAGTCTTCGGCAACACCTGGCTTTACATACTGGAGAGCGTCGACACTCCTGTGATCTTTGCGGTCTTAATTTTACTCACAAGGCAAGTCTTCGGCAAcaccttcttacacatactggagagcgtcgATTTTCTTGTGATCAATGCGGTTCCAAGTTTACTCAAAAGGCAAGTCTTCGGCAACACttgcttacacatactggtgacCACCCGCATTCCTGTGATTAA